In Phaseolus vulgaris cultivar G19833 chromosome 10, P. vulgaris v2.0, whole genome shotgun sequence, a single genomic region encodes these proteins:
- the LOC137818652 gene encoding B3 domain-containing transcription factor NGA1 isoform X3, with the protein MDLTLGSSKDEGNLQGSGGGASSVFPHHASGSSSADGNVNSLQQPSEKEHMFDKVVTPSDVGKLNRLVIPKQHAEKYFPLDSSANEKGLLLNFEDRNGKLWRFRYSYWNSSQSYVMTKGWSRFVKEKKLDAGDIVSFQRGVGELYRHRLYIDWRRRPDHHHHHGPDPSTALFTPFFLPNQPHFIRWGATGRLYTLPSPNPPRHHDHLQQHLNYNTMYHQHHHPFHHQLQAAAAGGAAGGNGTHHYNYHDMSTSGSGSVYYLRSTPQPMPLTDHQILNTRQQQEGGNVSHPPIIIDSVPVAHHHHHQHHGGKSGSSTSTSPSTAGKRLRLFGVNMECASSTSEHPNCFSLLSSSSMAHVTMANSNSPPSSSLPPLQLLREDSLSSPSSARFGDQRGEPSMLFDLDPSLQYRQ; encoded by the coding sequence ATGGACTTGACGCTGGGGAGCAGCAAGGATGAGGGGAATTTGCAAGGATCGGGAGGTGGTGCTTCATCGGTGTTTCCTCATCATGCAAGTGGTAGTTCTTCTGCCGATGGAAACGTGAACAGCCTGCAGCAGCCTTCCGAGAAGGAGCACATGTTTGACAAAGTTGTGACACCAAGTGATGTGGGGAAGCTGAACCGATTGGTGATTCCAAAGCAGCATGCTGAGAAGTATTTCCCTCTTGATTCCTCAGCCAATGAGAAGGGGCTGCTGCTGAATTTTGAGGACAGGAATGGTAAGTTATGGAGGTTCAGGTACTCGTATTGGAACAGCAGCCAGAGCTATGTGATGACCAAAGGGTGGAGCCGTTTTGTGAAGGAGAAGAAGCTTGATGCTGGTGACATTGTGTCCTTCCAGCGTGGTGTAGGGGAGTTGTATAGGCATAGGTTGTACATAGATTGGAGGAGAAGGCCTGATCACCATCACCATCATGGCCCTGACCCTTCAACCGCACTCTTCACACCTTTCTTTCTTCCCAATCAGCCTCACTTTATCAGATGGGGTGCCACTGGCAGATTGTACACCCTCCCCTCGCCAAACCCACCACGCCACCATGACCATTTGCAACAACACCTCAATTACAACACCATGTATCATCAACATCATCATCCCTTTCATCACCAATTGCAAGCTGCTGCTGCTGGTGGTGCTGCTGGAGGAAATGGAACTCATCACTACAATTATCATGACATGAGTACTTCAGGATCTGGCTCGGTCTATTACCTCAGGTCAACACCCCAACCAATGCCATTAACTGATCACCAAATCTTGAACACAAGACAGCAACAAGAGGGAGGCAATGTTTCTCATCCTCCTATAATCATTGATTCTGTTCCAGTTGCTCACCATCATCATCACCAACACCATGGTGGCAAGAGTGGTTCTAGTACTAGTACTAGTCCTAGCACTGCAGGAAAAAGACTGAGGCTGTTTGGGGTGAATATGGAATGTGCTTCTTCAACATCAGAACATCCCAACTGCTTCAGCTTATTGTCCTCATCTTCAATGGCACATGTGACAATGGCTAATTCCAATTCACCTCCCTCTTCTTCACTACCGCCTCTACAGCTTTTAAGGGAAGACTCACTTTCATCACCCTCATCAGCGAGGTTTGGGGATCAGAGAGGGGAACCTTCAATGCTTTTTGATCTGGATCCATCTTTGCAATACCGGCAGTGA
- the LOC137818652 gene encoding B3 domain-containing transcription factor NGA1 isoform X1 produces the protein MELMQEVKGYSDSREEEEEEEAAEEIITREDSSSKHHYPFSSPSLSLSSAPSISNYTSTTAAARPHHHHHVINIPHQQNPWLGMNIHDHDHHLQSPETTESHNSSSGLGLLHQHQDAAGSNFIISNHHHHHHHATKQLDFMDLTLGSSKDEGNLQGSGGGASSVFPHHASGSSSADGNVNSLQQPSEKEHMFDKVVTPSDVGKLNRLVIPKQHAEKYFPLDSSANEKGLLLNFEDRNGKLWRFRYSYWNSSQSYVMTKGWSRFVKEKKLDAGDIVSFQRGVGELYRHRLYIDWRRRPDHHHHHGPDPSTALFTPFFLPNQPHFIRWGATGRLYTLPSPNPPRHHDHLQQHLNYNTMYHQHHHPFHHQLQAAAAGGAAGGNGTHHYNYHDMSTSGSGSVYYLRSTPQPMPLTDHQILNTRQQQEGGNVSHPPIIIDSVPVAHHHHHQHHGGKSGSSTSTSPSTAGKRLRLFGVNMECASSTSEHPNCFSLLSSSSMAHVTMANSNSPPSSSLPPLQLLREDSLSSPSSARFGDQRGEPSMLFDLDPSLQYRQ, from the coding sequence ATGGAGTTGATGCAAGAAGTGAAAGGGTATTCCGATAGCagagaggaggaggaggaagaggaagcaGCAGAAGAAATCATCACAAGAGAAGATAGCAGCAGTAAGCACCACtaccccttttcttctccctcTTTGTCTTTATCTTCTGCTCCTTCAATATCAAATTATACTTCTACTACTGCTGCTGCACgtcctcatcatcatcatcatgttATAAATATTCCTCACCAACAAAATCCATGGCTGGGGATGAATATTCATGATCATGATCATCACCTTCAGTCTCCAGAGACCACTGAATCTCACAATTCATCATCTGGGTTAGGGTTGTTACACCAGCACCAGGATGCAGCAGGTTCCAATTTCATCATCAGCAATCATCACCATCATCATCACCACGCAACAAAGCAGCTAGACTTCATGGACTTGACGCTGGGGAGCAGCAAGGATGAGGGGAATTTGCAAGGATCGGGAGGTGGTGCTTCATCGGTGTTTCCTCATCATGCAAGTGGTAGTTCTTCTGCCGATGGAAACGTGAACAGCCTGCAGCAGCCTTCCGAGAAGGAGCACATGTTTGACAAAGTTGTGACACCAAGTGATGTGGGGAAGCTGAACCGATTGGTGATTCCAAAGCAGCATGCTGAGAAGTATTTCCCTCTTGATTCCTCAGCCAATGAGAAGGGGCTGCTGCTGAATTTTGAGGACAGGAATGGTAAGTTATGGAGGTTCAGGTACTCGTATTGGAACAGCAGCCAGAGCTATGTGATGACCAAAGGGTGGAGCCGTTTTGTGAAGGAGAAGAAGCTTGATGCTGGTGACATTGTGTCCTTCCAGCGTGGTGTAGGGGAGTTGTATAGGCATAGGTTGTACATAGATTGGAGGAGAAGGCCTGATCACCATCACCATCATGGCCCTGACCCTTCAACCGCACTCTTCACACCTTTCTTTCTTCCCAATCAGCCTCACTTTATCAGATGGGGTGCCACTGGCAGATTGTACACCCTCCCCTCGCCAAACCCACCACGCCACCATGACCATTTGCAACAACACCTCAATTACAACACCATGTATCATCAACATCATCATCCCTTTCATCACCAATTGCAAGCTGCTGCTGCTGGTGGTGCTGCTGGAGGAAATGGAACTCATCACTACAATTATCATGACATGAGTACTTCAGGATCTGGCTCGGTCTATTACCTCAGGTCAACACCCCAACCAATGCCATTAACTGATCACCAAATCTTGAACACAAGACAGCAACAAGAGGGAGGCAATGTTTCTCATCCTCCTATAATCATTGATTCTGTTCCAGTTGCTCACCATCATCATCACCAACACCATGGTGGCAAGAGTGGTTCTAGTACTAGTACTAGTCCTAGCACTGCAGGAAAAAGACTGAGGCTGTTTGGGGTGAATATGGAATGTGCTTCTTCAACATCAGAACATCCCAACTGCTTCAGCTTATTGTCCTCATCTTCAATGGCACATGTGACAATGGCTAATTCCAATTCACCTCCCTCTTCTTCACTACCGCCTCTACAGCTTTTAAGGGAAGACTCACTTTCATCACCCTCATCAGCGAGGTTTGGGGATCAGAGAGGGGAACCTTCAATGCTTTTTGATCTGGATCCATCTTTGCAATACCGGCAGTGA
- the LOC137818652 gene encoding B3 domain-containing transcription factor NGA1 isoform X2, which yields MELMQEVKGYSDSREEEEEEEAAEEIITREDSSRLLHQHQDAAGSNFIISNHHHHHHHATKQLDFMDLTLGSSKDEGNLQGSGGGASSVFPHHASGSSSADGNVNSLQQPSEKEHMFDKVVTPSDVGKLNRLVIPKQHAEKYFPLDSSANEKGLLLNFEDRNGKLWRFRYSYWNSSQSYVMTKGWSRFVKEKKLDAGDIVSFQRGVGELYRHRLYIDWRRRPDHHHHHGPDPSTALFTPFFLPNQPHFIRWGATGRLYTLPSPNPPRHHDHLQQHLNYNTMYHQHHHPFHHQLQAAAAGGAAGGNGTHHYNYHDMSTSGSGSVYYLRSTPQPMPLTDHQILNTRQQQEGGNVSHPPIIIDSVPVAHHHHHQHHGGKSGSSTSTSPSTAGKRLRLFGVNMECASSTSEHPNCFSLLSSSSMAHVTMANSNSPPSSSLPPLQLLREDSLSSPSSARFGDQRGEPSMLFDLDPSLQYRQ from the exons ATGGAGTTGATGCAAGAAGTGAAAGGGTATTCCGATAGCagagaggaggaggaggaagaggaagcaGCAGAAGAAATCATCACAAGAGAAGATAGCAGCA GGTTGTTACACCAGCACCAGGATGCAGCAGGTTCCAATTTCATCATCAGCAATCATCACCATCATCATCACCACGCAACAAAGCAGCTAGACTTCATGGACTTGACGCTGGGGAGCAGCAAGGATGAGGGGAATTTGCAAGGATCGGGAGGTGGTGCTTCATCGGTGTTTCCTCATCATGCAAGTGGTAGTTCTTCTGCCGATGGAAACGTGAACAGCCTGCAGCAGCCTTCCGAGAAGGAGCACATGTTTGACAAAGTTGTGACACCAAGTGATGTGGGGAAGCTGAACCGATTGGTGATTCCAAAGCAGCATGCTGAGAAGTATTTCCCTCTTGATTCCTCAGCCAATGAGAAGGGGCTGCTGCTGAATTTTGAGGACAGGAATGGTAAGTTATGGAGGTTCAGGTACTCGTATTGGAACAGCAGCCAGAGCTATGTGATGACCAAAGGGTGGAGCCGTTTTGTGAAGGAGAAGAAGCTTGATGCTGGTGACATTGTGTCCTTCCAGCGTGGTGTAGGGGAGTTGTATAGGCATAGGTTGTACATAGATTGGAGGAGAAGGCCTGATCACCATCACCATCATGGCCCTGACCCTTCAACCGCACTCTTCACACCTTTCTTTCTTCCCAATCAGCCTCACTTTATCAGATGGGGTGCCACTGGCAGATTGTACACCCTCCCCTCGCCAAACCCACCACGCCACCATGACCATTTGCAACAACACCTCAATTACAACACCATGTATCATCAACATCATCATCCCTTTCATCACCAATTGCAAGCTGCTGCTGCTGGTGGTGCTGCTGGAGGAAATGGAACTCATCACTACAATTATCATGACATGAGTACTTCAGGATCTGGCTCGGTCTATTACCTCAGGTCAACACCCCAACCAATGCCATTAACTGATCACCAAATCTTGAACACAAGACAGCAACAAGAGGGAGGCAATGTTTCTCATCCTCCTATAATCATTGATTCTGTTCCAGTTGCTCACCATCATCATCACCAACACCATGGTGGCAAGAGTGGTTCTAGTACTAGTACTAGTCCTAGCACTGCAGGAAAAAGACTGAGGCTGTTTGGGGTGAATATGGAATGTGCTTCTTCAACATCAGAACATCCCAACTGCTTCAGCTTATTGTCCTCATCTTCAATGGCACATGTGACAATGGCTAATTCCAATTCACCTCCCTCTTCTTCACTACCGCCTCTACAGCTTTTAAGGGAAGACTCACTTTCATCACCCTCATCAGCGAGGTTTGGGGATCAGAGAGGGGAACCTTCAATGCTTTTTGATCTGGATCCATCTTTGCAATACCGGCAGTGA